CTCTGTCTTGTTATTGGAAGTGAAGGTCGAGGTATAAGCAGACTAGTCAAAGAAAAATGCGACTTTCTTGTTAGTATTCCTTTAGCAGGAAAAGTAACCTCACTAAACGCTTCAGTTGCTGCAAGCCTTCTCATGTATGAAGTAATGCGGAGACGACCGGTGGAGACGACATAAGATGAGGCGAGTGTTGTTAGTAGACGGCTACAACATCATTGGCGATTGGCCGGAGTTAAAAGCCCTACAAGGGTCTGATTTAGAGGGGGCTCGTGACCTTCTTATTCAATATATGGCCGAATACCAGGCGTACACAGGTATTGAAGTGACCGTCATTTTCGATGCTCATATGGTATCTGGTCTAGGGAAAAAACTCCAAAACTATGCAATAACGATTATTTACACGAAAGAAAAGGAAACAGCAGATGAACGAATAGAAAAACTCGTAAACGACTTGAAGCGGATTGATACTCAAATTTATGTAGCTACATCAGATTTTGTGGAGCAACGTGTTATTTTTGCAAGTGGGGCATACCGTAAATCAGCGAGAGAACTCAGAACGGAAATGAAACAAATAGAAAAAGGGATTGAAAAAGAAGTATCAAAAACAAAAAAGTCGAAAATAAAAACAAAATTGCCGATTACTGACGAAATGGCAGAAGTTTTTGAAAAATGGCGTCGAGGCAAGCGATGACTGCTTGACGCTATTATTAGCCTTCCTGTATACTGATGTTATATTTAGGTAATTCGTGTTAAGGCGCTTTCATCTTGACAATGGAAGCGATTATCTTTTTACATTCGTGAAAAGACAGGGTCGGAGGGATTGCGGTGGCTTTAAACCTCGTAGAAACAGGACTGCAGGAAAAGTTTCGCCAATTGGAAGATGAAAGTTTAGTAGAGTATGTTAAGGAAGGGGA
The genomic region above belongs to Bacillus sp. A301a_S52 and contains:
- a CDS encoding NYN domain-containing protein — its product is MRRVLLVDGYNIIGDWPELKALQGSDLEGARDLLIQYMAEYQAYTGIEVTVIFDAHMVSGLGKKLQNYAITIIYTKEKETADERIEKLVNDLKRIDTQIYVATSDFVEQRVIFASGAYRKSARELRTEMKQIEKGIEKEVSKTKKSKIKTKLPITDEMAEVFEKWRRGKR